A DNA window from Hordeum vulgare subsp. vulgare chromosome 1H, MorexV3_pseudomolecules_assembly, whole genome shotgun sequence contains the following coding sequences:
- the LOC123399267 gene encoding LOB domain-containing protein 6-like encodes MSDGKDNLDLCALGAAVPNAAELSAEDKAYLVESIKNTLQGLAARHTDVLESLEPKVRKRVEALREIQLAAGPNGSQAMAEFIGSAVPNGVMSFINVGHSAALGSIGDVTGFGQDQQFTAVQMLFRSYEAAEPITRLGLNGSYEDDKLSHLEHVS; translated from the exons ATGAGCGACGGCAAGGACAACCTCGACCTCTGCGCCCTCGGCGCCGCCGTCCCCAACGCCGCAG AGCTCAGCGCCGAGGACAAAGCTTACCTCGTGGAGTCGATTAAG AACACGCTGCAGGGTTTGGCGGCCCGGCACACGGACGTGCTCGAGAGCCTGGAGCCCAAGGTCAGGAAGCGGGTCGAGGCGCTCAGAGAGATCCAG TTAGCGGCAGGGCCAAACGGGTCGCAGGCGATGGCGGAGTTCATCGGCAGCGCTGTCCCGAACGGCGTGATGAGCTTCATCAACGTGGGACACTCCGCGGCGCTCGGCTCCATCGGCGACGTGACGGGCTTCGGTCAAGACCAGCAGTTCACGGCCGTGCAGATGCTGTTCAGGAGCTACGAGGCGGCCGAGCCCATCACGAGGCTGGGGCTGAACGGCAGCTACGAG gatgacaagttgtcgcatctcgagcatgtctcatag